Proteins co-encoded in one Myxococcales bacterium genomic window:
- the bamA gene encoding outer membrane protein assembly factor BamA yields MKRIAATVLLALFAVLAGSLAARAQESNQAADPPDVSQYYDRVVEKLVYDIPFYLDADTIKKVSKIKAGRKFSRWRLRQTLRNFHLLGEVDNTTFLAEPEGSEKVNVTVKIYPRYILRDIRVVNNYSYNVSEILNDILRIEPGDDFRDEDIDVYRQKLKDALARKGHLKAEIKFDVVKTKREEDNKVDLRIKFNERPTFKIVRFDFSEAELGLHSRSEILKIAKWKDGMDYREDKILDGLARLRKWLRANGYLEARVPDLDLNDPTAFHIEEEKSDIIAMFPLKVGPRVDIFYDNECFTCAEMKWKFTDVLGLDNQRRFNKWIAKDFAKRIRLYFQRQGYYLADVKYEYREYTEPGGQPVKAINLTAEKGPSVSIRSIDFKENRKFEDKKLLELLKNKSTYVEEDFDKDLENVLNFYNSNGFLKAKIAQKEVTYDERKEKIDIVVVIEEGPRTILRELNLEGAKAIAPHKLKKLIAQLPETLKVDEPFNPFLVQQIKTQMLAEYFRQGYAKARVKENVEISEDNTGAVLTFTFTEGIRYHFGNLYLRGNKLTKKHIVMREIVVREGDKYNFEKIFRSEQALVQLGFFNSVDISPVNPDLDESIVDMVITVDERKSGYITGGLGYNTFTGYNTAIEIGHRNLAGYGRRISYRFEANVKDPSFQFDQRKNIVTFTWPWIARVPLDGTLTVTDMDAAQIAYDVRSFSVRIGTTLVWKKMLNFLEATHPDEKVRDLAANNHGFADPFTMRFDWELAKDFIYNVDPAVPDQEQGEVQLSTLSPMLIHDLRDNVFNPTRWTYNTIRFDYGPPWFLSQVDYLKVTGTTSWYLPIFAVMPFLPGWVFAENVVVGHLQTLRPTDTVPISRRFFLGGSTTLRGFGQNQISPVGDDGKTPVGGYFMAYQNTELRIPLPYSLGILAFFDAGDVTGGTNNYDLMKVRTTSGLGFEYLTPIGPISAIYGVKLNRQTDESMGEFYISIGNAF; encoded by the coding sequence TTGAAACGGATCGCGGCCACGGTTTTGCTGGCGCTGTTCGCCGTCCTGGCGGGGTCGCTCGCGGCTCGCGCGCAAGAGAGCAATCAGGCGGCGGATCCTCCGGACGTTTCGCAGTATTACGACCGGGTGGTCGAAAAACTGGTTTACGACATTCCTTTCTACCTGGATGCGGATACGATCAAAAAAGTGTCGAAAATCAAGGCCGGCCGGAAATTCTCGCGGTGGCGGTTGCGGCAGACCCTGCGCAATTTCCACCTGCTCGGCGAAGTAGACAACACCACCTTTTTGGCCGAACCGGAAGGCAGCGAGAAGGTCAACGTCACGGTCAAGATTTATCCGCGCTACATCCTGCGCGACATCCGCGTCGTCAACAACTATTCGTACAACGTCTCGGAAATCCTGAACGACATCCTGCGCATCGAGCCGGGCGACGACTTCCGCGACGAGGACATCGACGTCTATCGCCAGAAATTGAAGGATGCGCTGGCGCGCAAGGGCCACCTGAAGGCCGAGATCAAGTTCGACGTAGTCAAGACCAAGCGCGAGGAAGACAACAAGGTCGACCTGCGCATCAAATTCAACGAACGGCCGACCTTCAAGATCGTGCGCTTCGATTTCAGCGAGGCCGAGCTGGGCCTCCATTCGCGGTCGGAAATCCTCAAGATCGCCAAGTGGAAGGACGGCATGGATTACCGCGAGGATAAAATCCTCGACGGCCTGGCCCGGCTGCGCAAGTGGCTGCGCGCCAACGGCTACCTGGAAGCTCGGGTGCCGGACCTGGATTTGAACGACCCGACGGCGTTCCACATCGAGGAGGAGAAATCCGATATCATCGCGATGTTCCCGCTCAAGGTCGGTCCGCGCGTTGATATCTTCTACGACAACGAGTGCTTCACCTGCGCCGAGATGAAGTGGAAATTCACCGATGTACTCGGCTTGGACAACCAGCGGCGCTTCAACAAGTGGATCGCCAAGGATTTCGCCAAGCGCATCCGCCTATACTTCCAGCGCCAGGGTTACTACCTCGCCGACGTGAAGTACGAATACCGCGAGTACACCGAGCCCGGCGGCCAGCCGGTCAAGGCGATCAACCTGACCGCCGAGAAGGGGCCGAGCGTTTCGATCCGGTCGATCGACTTCAAGGAAAACCGCAAATTCGAGGATAAAAAGCTCCTCGAACTATTGAAAAACAAATCCACCTACGTCGAGGAGGATTTCGACAAGGACCTGGAAAACGTCCTGAATTTCTACAATTCGAACGGCTTCCTGAAAGCCAAGATCGCGCAGAAGGAAGTGACCTACGACGAGCGCAAGGAAAAGATCGACATCGTCGTGGTGATCGAGGAAGGCCCGCGGACGATCCTGCGCGAGTTGAACCTCGAGGGCGCCAAGGCCATCGCGCCGCATAAGCTGAAAAAGCTCATCGCGCAGTTGCCGGAAACCTTGAAGGTGGACGAGCCGTTCAATCCCTTCCTCGTTCAGCAGATCAAGACGCAAATGCTCGCCGAATATTTCCGGCAGGGCTACGCCAAGGCGCGGGTCAAGGAAAACGTCGAGATCAGCGAGGACAATACCGGCGCCGTGCTGACCTTCACCTTCACCGAGGGCATCCGGTATCACTTCGGCAACCTCTACTTGCGCGGCAACAAGCTCACCAAGAAGCACATCGTCATGCGGGAAATCGTGGTGCGCGAGGGCGACAAGTACAACTTCGAAAAAATCTTCCGGTCCGAGCAGGCCCTGGTGCAACTCGGCTTCTTCAACAGCGTCGACATCAGCCCGGTCAACCCCGACCTCGACGAATCCATCGTCGACATGGTCATCACTGTCGACGAGCGCAAAAGCGGCTACATCACCGGCGGCCTCGGTTACAACACCTTCACCGGTTACAACACCGCGATCGAAATCGGGCACCGCAACCTGGCCGGTTACGGCCGCCGCATTTCGTACCGCTTCGAGGCCAACGTCAAGGATCCGAGCTTCCAGTTCGATCAGCGCAAGAACATCGTCACCTTCACCTGGCCGTGGATCGCCCGCGTGCCGCTCGACGGCACGCTGACGGTCACCGATATGGACGCGGCGCAGATCGCCTACGATGTGCGCAGCTTCTCGGTCCGCATCGGCACCACGCTGGTGTGGAAGAAAATGCTCAACTTCCTCGAAGCCACGCATCCCGACGAAAAGGTCCGCGACCTGGCCGCCAACAACCACGGTTTCGCCGACCCGTTCACCATGCGGTTCGACTGGGAACTGGCCAAGGACTTCATCTATAATGTCGATCCGGCCGTGCCCGACCAGGAGCAGGGCGAGGTGCAGCTTTCGACCCTCAGCCCGATGCTGATCCACGACCTGCGCGACAATGTGTTCAACCCGACGCGCTGGACGTACAACACCATCCGGTTCGATTACGGCCCGCCCTGGTTCCTGAGCCAGGTCGATTACCTGAAGGTCACCGGCACGACTTCCTGGTACTTGCCGATCTTCGCGGTCATGCCCTTCCTGCCCGGCTGGGTCTTCGCCGAAAACGTGGTGGTGGGGCACCTGCAGACATTGCGGCCGACCGACACCGTGCCGATCAGCCGCCGCTTTTTCCTGGGCGGCTCGACGACCTTGCGCGGCTTCGGCCAGAACCAGATCAGCCCCGTCGGCGACGACGGCAAGACGCCGGTCGGCGGCTATTTCATGGCCTATCAGAACACCGAACTGCGCATTCCGCTGCCTTACAGCCTGGGAATTCTGGCGTTCTTCGACGCCGGCGACGTCACCGGCGGCACCAACAACTACGACCTCATGAAGGTCCGCACCACCAGCGGCCTCGGTTTCGAATACCTCACGCCCATCGGCCCGATCAGCGCCATCTATGGCGTCAAACTCAATCGCCAGACCGACGAATCCATGGGCGAGTTCTACATCTCCATCGGCAACGCGTTCTGA
- a CDS encoding NYN domain-containing protein, whose amino-acid sequence MTEGAESNLAVFIDFENLALGFEGKKSKFDIQKVLARLVEKGKIVAKTAYADWHRYAEFKQQLHECAIALTEIPKRSVSGKNSADIRLVVDAMDLCYSKHHIDTFVIVSGDSDFSPLVSKLKENGKRVIGIGMKDSTSALLADNCDEFIYYEDLFTLEAKPSEVDKHLPKKKREAFELLLESITALVRENKEILWSSMVKDTMKRKKPIFNESYHGYRTFSELLEDAEKNGIIRLKTDPRSGTYVITGFGPIAAATTKTIKE is encoded by the coding sequence ATGACCGAAGGGGCGGAAAGCAATCTGGCCGTATTCATCGATTTTGAAAACCTGGCGCTGGGTTTCGAGGGCAAGAAAAGCAAGTTCGACATTCAAAAAGTCCTCGCCCGCCTGGTCGAAAAAGGCAAGATCGTCGCCAAGACGGCCTATGCCGACTGGCACCGGTACGCGGAGTTCAAACAACAACTGCACGAATGCGCCATCGCCCTGACCGAAATCCCCAAACGCTCGGTGTCCGGCAAAAACAGCGCCGACATCCGCCTCGTCGTCGACGCCATGGACCTGTGCTACTCCAAGCACCACATCGACACCTTCGTCATCGTTTCCGGCGACAGCGATTTTTCGCCGCTCGTCAGCAAATTGAAGGAAAACGGCAAGCGGGTCATCGGCATCGGCATGAAGGATTCCACCTCGGCGCTGCTGGCCGACAACTGCGACGAATTCATCTACTACGAAGACTTGTTCACGCTGGAAGCCAAACCCAGCGAGGTCGACAAGCACTTGCCGAAAAAGAAGCGCGAGGCCTTCGAACTGCTGCTCGAGTCGATCACCGCGCTGGTCCGCGAAAACAAGGAAATCCTCTGGAGCAGCATGGTGAAGGACACCATGAAGCGCAAAAAGCCGATCTTCAACGAGTCGTATCACGGCTACCGGACGTTTTCGGAATTGCTGGAAGACGCGGAGAAGAACGGCATCATCCGCCTGAAAACCGACCCGCGCAGCGGCACCTACGTCATCACCGGTTTCGGGCCCATCGCCGCGGCGACAACCAAGACGATCAAGGAATAA
- a CDS encoding type II toxin-antitoxin system HicA family toxin, with translation MSRLGPQKIKNLIHVLEKLGWQELPDRGKGSHRVFEKEGCSRPIIVPDRAEIPWGTFESILRTLGISKNQYASQLKEKKKETQPNDKGIGSRNLKAPFTGKNQVTGKRKRKLAARSRKKNRH, from the coding sequence ATGAGCCGCCTCGGTCCGCAAAAAATAAAGAACCTTATTCATGTATTGGAAAAACTTGGTTGGCAGGAATTACCGGATCGTGGCAAGGGAAGCCATCGCGTTTTTGAAAAGGAAGGATGCTCCCGACCGATTATCGTTCCGGATCGTGCTGAAATCCCCTGGGGAACTTTTGAAAGTATATTACGGACCCTGGGAATCAGTAAAAACCAATATGCCTCCCAACTCAAAGAGAAGAAAAAAGAAACGCAGCCGAATGACAAGGGAATTGGGTCTCGGAACTTGAAAGCCCCATTTACCGGCAAAAACCAGGTTACAGGAAAAAGGAAACGAAAACTGGCGGCTAGATCGCGGAAAAAGAATCGACATTGA
- a CDS encoding type II toxin-antitoxin system HicB family antitoxin, which produces MTIHRGRVQITKDVNGCQVVVANLTGEVYREGNSWVSICPPLDLSTCGDSFEEALRNTSEAITLWFQSCLRRGTLEKALQELHWIKEDIQNLSPTILNAGHHRIPTPHVTLEKSEKENKWQGRVEFKDAA; this is translated from the coding sequence ATGACCATTCATCGCGGACGGGTGCAGATCACCAAGGATGTTAATGGATGCCAGGTTGTCGTTGCCAATCTGACTGGTGAAGTCTACCGTGAAGGCAATAGCTGGGTCAGCATTTGTCCGCCATTGGATCTCTCAACTTGCGGCGACAGCTTTGAGGAAGCATTGCGCAACACCAGCGAAGCAATAACCCTCTGGTTCCAATCCTGCCTTCGTCGCGGTACGCTGGAAAAAGCATTACAAGAATTGCATTGGATCAAGGAAGATATTCAGAATTTATCTCCAACTATATTAAATGCCGGTCATCATCGGATTCCGACTCCTCACGTCACCCTGGAAAAAAGCGAAAAAGAAAACAAATGGCAGGGACGGGTTGAGTTTAAAGATGCTGCATGA
- a CDS encoding polysaccharide biosynthesis protein — protein MADLDFRDEQHFLDTPLGGWLLRHRRSMIVGSQLSLVVFSYIFSFLLRFDFDLMSNNQWPLYTMLKTLPLILILRAVAFYIWDLYRGWWRYVGMEDLLDIIKAVGISSLAFTAIVMFVFHASYPRSVFLIDTFICISFIGGIRFLLRAVREYTKLPPRALSKNVLIYGAREIGIEILKEIRANPHLHLHVIGFIDDFEAKKGFKIHGVPVLGGREELSQILTRYGIDEIIIASRTIKARELRGFVERFQDSGLRFRIIPAVRDILGGEVSIKNLRDVDVEDLLGREAVQLDTELIRQTFSGKRVLITGAGGSIGSEIARQVAALFPARLLLLERNENNLFYIHWELARRWHTVPILPVVGDAGDAQLVQSLMADEKPDIILHAAAYKHVPLMETNAVAATLNNIRATRTLAEMAARQGVERFVLISTDKAVRPQNVMGRTKRLAEGITQGLARRGGKTRFLAVRFGNVLASEGSVIPLFRRQIAEGGPVTVTHPEMTRYFMTIPEAVQLVMQAAAMGEGGEIFVLEMGEPVRILDLARNLIKLSGFEPDRDIEIEFVGLRPGEKLKEQLWDDAEGIGPTSHDKIRMVRRTQPFAADFDQRLVELIALAEQGAEAEVRRKLRDLAGPPAETARKIKPHETVDESPPDMTG, from the coding sequence TTGGCGGATTTGGATTTTCGGGACGAACAACATTTCCTCGATACGCCGCTTGGCGGGTGGCTGCTGCGCCATCGCCGGTCGATGATCGTCGGCAGCCAGCTTTCCCTGGTGGTGTTCTCTTACATTTTCTCGTTCCTGCTGCGGTTCGATTTTGATTTGATGAGCAACAACCAGTGGCCGTTGTACACGATGCTCAAGACCCTGCCGCTGATCCTGATCCTGCGGGCGGTCGCCTTCTACATCTGGGATCTGTACCGCGGCTGGTGGCGCTACGTCGGCATGGAAGACCTGCTGGACATCATCAAGGCGGTGGGCATCAGTTCGCTGGCCTTCACCGCGATCGTGATGTTCGTTTTCCACGCCAGTTATCCGCGATCGGTTTTTCTGATCGACACGTTCATCTGCATCTCGTTCATTGGCGGCATCCGCTTCCTGTTGCGGGCGGTGCGCGAATACACCAAGCTGCCGCCGCGGGCGCTGAGCAAAAACGTTTTGATTTACGGCGCGCGCGAGATCGGCATCGAGATCCTCAAGGAAATCCGCGCCAATCCGCACCTGCACCTGCACGTGATCGGTTTCATCGACGATTTCGAGGCGAAAAAAGGCTTTAAGATTCACGGCGTGCCGGTGTTGGGCGGTCGCGAGGAACTGTCGCAGATCCTGACCCGCTACGGCATCGACGAGATCATCATCGCCTCGCGCACGATCAAGGCGCGCGAATTGCGCGGCTTCGTCGAGCGCTTTCAGGACAGCGGCTTGCGCTTCCGGATCATCCCCGCCGTGCGGGATATCCTGGGCGGCGAGGTCTCGATCAAGAACCTGCGCGACGTCGACGTCGAGGATCTGCTCGGCCGCGAAGCCGTCCAGCTCGACACCGAATTGATCCGCCAGACGTTCTCCGGCAAACGCGTGCTGATCACCGGCGCCGGCGGCAGCATCGGCAGCGAAATTGCCCGCCAGGTGGCGGCGCTGTTCCCGGCGCGGTTGCTGCTGTTGGAACGCAACGAAAACAACCTGTTTTACATCCACTGGGAACTGGCGCGCCGCTGGCACACCGTGCCGATTCTGCCGGTGGTGGGCGACGCCGGCGACGCTCAGCTCGTGCAGTCGCTGATGGCCGACGAAAAGCCCGACATCATTCTGCACGCCGCGGCCTACAAACACGTACCGCTGATGGAGACCAACGCCGTCGCCGCCACGCTCAACAATATCCGCGCCACGCGCACCCTGGCGGAAATGGCGGCGCGGCAGGGCGTCGAGCGGTTCGTGCTCATTTCGACCGACAAGGCGGTTCGCCCGCAAAATGTCATGGGCCGCACGAAACGGCTGGCCGAGGGGATCACCCAGGGGTTGGCGCGGCGCGGCGGCAAAACCCGCTTTTTGGCGGTGCGCTTCGGGAACGTTCTGGCCAGCGAGGGCAGCGTCATTCCGCTCTTCCGCCGGCAAATCGCCGAAGGCGGGCCGGTCACGGTGACGCATCCGGAGATGACACGCTATTTCATGACGATCCCCGAGGCGGTGCAGTTGGTGATGCAGGCGGCCGCGATGGGCGAGGGCGGCGAAATCTTCGTGCTGGAAATGGGCGAGCCGGTGCGGATTCTCGACCTGGCGCGCAACCTGATCAAACTCTCGGGTTTCGAGCCGGATCGGGACATCGAAATCGAGTTCGTCGGTTTGCGTCCGGGCGAAAAATTGAAGGAACAATTGTGGGACGACGCGGAAGGCATCGGACCCACGTCGCACGATAAAATCCGCATGGTTCGCCGGACGCAGCCGTTCGCCGCGGATTTCGACCAGCGACTGGTGGAATTGATCGCCCTGGCCGAGCAAGGCGCGGAAGCCGAGGTGCGGCGAAAACTGCGTGATTTGGCGGGTCCGCCGGCCGAAACTGCGAGAAAGATCAAGCCTCACGAGACTGTTGACGAATCGCCCCCGGACATGACAGGATAA
- a CDS encoding class II fructose-1,6-bisphosphate aldolase has protein sequence MVSYKELGLVNTRELFAKAMQGKYAIPAYNFNNMEQLQAIIIGCAETSSPVILQVSKGARDYANQTLLRYMAQGAVQIAREMGSNIPIVLHLDHGDTFELCVNCIETGFSSVMIDGSAHSYEDNIALTKKVVEYAHQYDVTVEGELGVLAGIEDEVSHAKSHYTDPDQVEDFVKRTGVDSLAISIGTSHGAFKFKVKPGESVPPLRFDILEEVERRIPGFPIVLHGASSVVQEYVALINQYGGQLDGALGVPEEQLRRAAASAVCKINIDSDGRLAMTAKIREVFGTKPKEFDPRKYLGPARAELVKLIKHKNEAVLGSAGRA, from the coding sequence ATGGTCAGTTACAAGGAACTGGGCCTGGTGAACACGCGGGAATTGTTCGCCAAGGCCATGCAGGGCAAGTACGCGATCCCCGCTTACAACTTCAACAACATGGAACAACTGCAGGCGATCATCATCGGTTGCGCCGAAACGTCCTCCCCCGTCATTCTGCAAGTCAGCAAAGGCGCGCGGGATTACGCCAACCAGACGCTGCTGCGTTACATGGCGCAGGGCGCGGTGCAAATCGCCCGGGAAATGGGCAGCAACATCCCCATCGTGCTGCACCTCGATCACGGCGACACCTTCGAACTGTGCGTCAACTGCATCGAAACCGGGTTTTCCTCGGTGATGATCGACGGGTCCGCCCATTCCTACGAGGACAACATCGCGCTGACGAAAAAAGTCGTCGAATACGCCCACCAATATGATGTGACCGTCGAGGGCGAGCTGGGCGTCTTGGCCGGCATCGAGGACGAAGTCTCGCACGCCAAATCGCACTACACCGATCCCGATCAGGTCGAGGATTTCGTCAAGCGGACCGGCGTCGATTCGCTGGCCATTTCCATCGGCACCAGCCACGGCGCCTTCAAATTCAAGGTGAAGCCGGGCGAATCGGTGCCGCCGTTGCGTTTCGACATCCTCGAAGAGGTCGAGCGCCGCATTCCCGGCTTCCCGATCGTGTTGCACGGCGCCAGCAGCGTGGTGCAGGAATATGTCGCCTTGATCAACCAGTACGGCGGCCAGCTCGACGGCGCCCTGGGCGTCCCCGAGGAACAACTCCGCCGCGCCGCGGCCTCGGCCGTCTGCAAGATCAACATCGATTCCGACGGCCGTCTGGCGATGACCGCGAAAATCCGCGAAGTCTTCGGCACCAAGCCGAAGGAATTCGATCCGCGCAAATACCTGGGCCCCGCCCGCGCGGAACTGGTCAAGCTGATCAAACACAAGAACGAGGCCGTGCTCGGCAGCGCCGGCCGCGCGTAA
- a CDS encoding glycosyltransferase, giving the protein MSEATAYRLVIGLPAYNEERNLPDLLRDIRACALPAGVVLVVDDGSTDRTAAIAGEWGERLPVVLHRHRANQGLGAAIRSILREADPLLTTDGVLVIMDADGSHRPEQIPAMLAKLTEGFDIVIASRYTAGSRVRGVPWHRRLLSGGVRVLARLLLGVKEVRDFSSGYRAIRASFLREAQRRYGGELATEPGFAVTLEVLIKGLRCGARVAEIGLDLRYDLKQGASKIRLARTVAAYFRLLGRLRRLKPAP; this is encoded by the coding sequence ATGAGCGAAGCGACCGCGTACCGGCTGGTGATCGGCCTGCCCGCATACAACGAAGAGCGCAATCTGCCGGACCTGTTGCGCGATATTCGGGCTTGCGCCTTGCCCGCCGGCGTCGTTTTGGTCGTGGATGACGGCAGCACCGATCGGACGGCGGCGATCGCCGGCGAGTGGGGCGAGCGGCTGCCGGTCGTCTTGCACCGCCACCGAGCGAACCAAGGGCTCGGCGCGGCGATCCGCAGCATTCTCCGCGAGGCCGATCCGTTGCTGACCACGGACGGCGTTCTGGTGATCATGGACGCCGACGGCTCGCACCGCCCGGAACAGATCCCCGCCATGCTGGCCAAATTGACGGAGGGATTCGACATCGTCATTGCCTCGCGCTACACGGCGGGCAGCCGGGTGCGCGGGGTGCCCTGGCATCGCCGGCTGCTCAGCGGCGGAGTACGGGTGCTGGCGCGGCTGCTGCTGGGTGTCAAGGAAGTGCGCGATTTCAGCTCCGGCTACCGGGCGATCCGCGCCTCGTTCCTGCGTGAGGCCCAGCGGCGGTACGGCGGCGAATTGGCCACCGAGCCGGGCTTTGCGGTCACGCTCGAGGTGTTGATCAAAGGGTTGCGGTGCGGCGCGCGCGTCGCGGAAATCGGTTTGGATTTACGCTACGACCTCAAGCAGGGCGCCAGCAAAATCCGCCTGGCGCGGACGGTTGCCGCCTATTTTCGCTTGTTGGGCCGCTTGCGGCGCCTTAAACCGGCGCCTTGA
- a CDS encoding FAD-dependent oxidoreductase, translating into MTKNGWLTILWLLCLTLAAGCGGDDDDDSAGDDSVDDDATPGDDDSSGDDEADAVSSASPENDSQVLTPAHDGWGSAACLTCHADPHRGGFIEGECVTCHGRNGAPDRPTGHAIADCASCHADSHQEMNFAERHCTACHKFAAGDACPATADYDVVVIGAGGGGLAAANMLAQAGLKTALVEKQYKVGGYMANFRRGDYRFEASLHAIGGLSGGESKDAFEDFHQLGIFDRLELHRSDPMYRSVFPGLTVDVPADLAAYQARLTELFPAEAAGIAALFAELQAIDLVLNAVTRLEENFNLDDLQILLANPGPTLRLLLYMKLSLKEMAARYISDPQLTGLWEQLVTFLGGGPADLQALYFLTMWFSYHGGGYYYPLGGSEAIAEAMADVFLESGGTLLLNTRATKIVIADGRATQVRTENDVCLNARYVVSNANAPDTLLNLVGEQYLPADYTAKLKQMTIGAATLQIFLGVDRDYAEYFPGTHEIMINETFDQDESYRFVADGDPEKVPIIIADYSVVDPTAAPAGKNVIAMATYLPYDWQETWQYAKGYERYDEFKEETAAIFIDRAEKFLPDLSQHVEVLEVGTPVTNSLFSLNPLGTIYGWANTPEQGTLRRLSQQTPIDNLLLAGAWTFPGGGQAAVISSGMSAAGMVLDKEAAGGSR; encoded by the coding sequence ATGACGAAAAACGGCTGGTTGACGATCCTCTGGTTGCTTTGCCTGACCCTGGCCGCCGGCTGCGGCGGCGATGACGACGATGATTCCGCGGGCGACGACAGCGTCGATGACGACGCCACGCCCGGCGACGACGATTCCTCGGGCGACGACGAGGCGGACGCGGTATCCTCCGCCAGCCCGGAAAACGATTCGCAGGTGTTGACGCCGGCGCACGACGGCTGGGGATCGGCCGCCTGCCTGACCTGTCATGCCGATCCGCACCGCGGCGGCTTCATCGAGGGCGAATGCGTCACCTGTCACGGCCGCAACGGCGCGCCGGACCGCCCGACGGGCCATGCGATCGCCGATTGCGCGTCGTGCCACGCGGATTCCCATCAGGAAATGAACTTCGCGGAGCGGCATTGCACGGCCTGCCACAAATTCGCGGCCGGCGACGCTTGTCCGGCGACCGCGGACTACGACGTGGTGGTGATCGGGGCCGGCGGCGGGGGGCTCGCGGCGGCGAATATGCTGGCGCAAGCCGGCCTGAAGACCGCGCTGGTCGAAAAACAATACAAGGTCGGCGGCTACATGGCGAACTTCCGCCGGGGCGATTACCGCTTCGAGGCTTCGCTGCACGCCATCGGCGGGTTGAGCGGCGGCGAAAGCAAGGACGCCTTCGAGGACTTCCATCAACTCGGCATTTTCGACCGGCTCGAGTTGCACCGCAGCGACCCGATGTACCGGTCGGTTTTCCCCGGCCTGACCGTGGATGTGCCGGCCGACCTGGCGGCCTACCAGGCGCGTTTGACCGAACTGTTTCCGGCCGAAGCCGCGGGCATCGCGGCGCTGTTCGCGGAATTGCAGGCGATCGACCTGGTGCTCAACGCGGTCACGCGCCTGGAGGAGAACTTCAACCTGGACGATCTGCAAATCCTGCTGGCCAATCCCGGCCCGACCTTGCGGCTGCTGCTTTACATGAAGCTGTCGCTGAAGGAAATGGCGGCGCGGTATATCAGCGATCCGCAATTGACCGGCCTGTGGGAGCAGTTGGTGACGTTTCTCGGCGGCGGCCCGGCCGATCTGCAGGCGCTGTATTTCCTGACGATGTGGTTCAGCTACCACGGCGGCGGCTATTACTATCCGCTCGGCGGTTCCGAGGCGATCGCGGAAGCGATGGCCGACGTCTTCCTGGAAAGCGGCGGCACGCTGCTGCTCAACACCCGCGCGACGAAAATCGTCATCGCCGACGGCCGCGCCACGCAGGTGCGGACCGAGAACGACGTCTGCCTCAACGCGCGCTACGTGGTTTCCAACGCCAACGCTCCGGACACGCTGCTCAACCTGGTGGGCGAGCAGTATCTGCCCGCCGATTACACCGCAAAGCTCAAGCAGATGACGATCGGCGCGGCCACGCTGCAGATCTTCCTCGGCGTCGACCGCGACTACGCCGAGTATTTCCCCGGCACCCACGAAATCATGATCAACGAAACCTTCGACCAGGACGAAAGCTACCGCTTCGTCGCCGACGGCGATCCGGAAAAAGTGCCGATCATCATCGCCGACTACTCGGTGGTCGATCCGACCGCGGCGCCCGCCGGCAAAAACGTCATCGCCATGGCGACCTACCTGCCCTACGACTGGCAGGAAACCTGGCAATACGCCAAGGGTTACGAGCGGTACGACGAATTCAAGGAAGAGACCGCCGCGATTTTCATCGACCGCGCGGAAAAATTCCTGCCCGACCTGAGCCAGCATGTCGAAGTGCTCGAAGTGGGAACGCCGGTGACGAATTCCCTCTTTTCCCTGAATCCGCTGGGCACGATCTACGGCTGGGCCAATACGCCCGAACAGGGCACGTTGCGCCGGCTGTCGCAACAGACACCGATCGACAA